One Maniola hyperantus chromosome Z, iAphHyp1.2, whole genome shotgun sequence DNA window includes the following coding sequences:
- the LOC117995804 gene encoding esterase E4-like has product MLVEKSLVILSFLLYNVSSFNVKVKIDQGVILGTKESTVFNEKQYYAFYGVPYAQAPVGKLRFKDPKPVKKWTRPLDATTEYRGACAQAHIVHKHGQYGFENCLYLNIYTPNLPHQEKQTLKAVIVWIHGYAFTSSFSHIHGGDFLIDNDVIVISLTHRLGAFGFLKLNETDSNANMGIKDIVIGLKWIKQNVRFFSGDRKKITVMGSGSASTLLSLLLVTKYRKLFTKMILQSGSIFSPSIFQSNYEMEKQRLEKEMKTLGVKDLNSATSKEIIQASHKIYSSRDVINFQRSIVPFSPIIERKSNKSLLTMDIYDDRALKSLNFSKIPILIGFTSQESISEVIPFIHNTNYLKLFHSFFKFMVPFGDGYKYEYSSQIYRHISKEIKSWYFQRSATENSIDEFLEYVSDLHKYPTYKFIQFVLSLRSEIYVYKFNYLGKFNAVKSTSLAGSYIKVKGAAQGDEICYILKCDPLWESYVKLRKNKHNKDRIFIENISQMWANFAKTGKPTSIKHYGNVTWRPMTLKEDNVFLFDKHNKLINSEPERKMFLFWKKIYEKYYDPKKSKRQSKDEL; this is encoded by the coding sequence ATGTTGGTTGAAAAATCTTTAGTAATTTTGTCTTTTCTACTTTACAATGTTAGTTCGTTTAATGTGAAAGTAAAGATTGATCAGGGAGTAATATTAGGAACTAAAGAGTCTACtgtatttaatgaaaaacaatACTATGCGTTCTATGGCGTACCCTACGCCCAAGCCCCAGTTGGGAAGCTTAGGTTTAAAGATCCAAAACCCGTTAAGAAGTGGACGCGACCTCTAGACGCCACAACGGAATATCGCGGTGCCTGTGCACAAGCTCATATTGTACATAAACATGGACAGTATGGGTTCGAAaactgtttatatttaaatatttacactCCAAATTTACCTCATCAAGAAAAGCAAACATTAAAGGCAGTAATTGTTTGGATACATGGGTATGCTTTCACTTCTAGTTTCAGTCACATACACGGAGGAGATTTTTTGATTGATAATGATGTAATAGTAATTTCTCTTACGCACAGATTAGGTGCTTtcggatttttgaaacttaatGAAACAGATTCGAATGCCAATATGGGAATTAAAGATATAGTAATAGGCCTCAAATGGATTAAACAAAATGTTCGCTTCTTTAGTGGAGATCGGAAGAAAATAACTGTCATGGGAAGTGGTTCTGCGAGCACATTGCTGTCTTTATTACTGGTAACCAAATATAGAAAACTATTCACAAAAATGATTTTACAGAGTGGTTCAATATTTTCTCCGTCGATATTCCAAAGTAATTATGAAATGGAGAAACAAAGATTAGAGAAAGAAATGAAGACATTGGGTGTTAAAGATTTAAACAGTGCTACATCAAAAGAGATTATTCAAGCATCTCACAAGATTTATAGTAGCAGAGATGTTATAAATTTCCAACGATCTATTGTCCCATTTTCACCAATAATAGAGagaaaatcaaataaatcattattaacgATGGATATTTACGATGATAGGGCTTTAAAAAGCCTCAATTTCAGTAAAATACCCATACTTATAGGGTTCACAAGTCAAGAGAGCATATCTGAAGTAATTCCTTTTATTCACAACACcaattatttgaaattatttcattcatttttcaagtttatgGTACCGTTTGGAGATGGTTACAAATATGAATACTCTTCTCAAATATATAGACACATTTCAAAAGAGATAAAAAGCTGGTACTTTCAGCGTAGTGCTACCGAGAATTCTATAGATGAATTTTTAGAATATGTATCAGACTTACATAAATACCCGACATACAAATTTATACAATTCGTTCTAAGCTTAAGAAGCGAAATATACGTTTACAAATTTAACTATCTGGGGAAATTTAACGCGGTCAAATCGACTTCTTTAGCTGGTTCTTACATTAAAGTCAAAGGTGCAGCTCAAGGAGATGAAATATGTTACATTCTAAAGTGTGATCCTCTTTGGGAATCTTAcgtaaaattaagaaaaaataaacataataaagaCAGAATTTTCATTGAAAACATTTCGCAAATGTGGGCAAATTTTGCCAAAACGGGTAAGCCGACCTCGATTAAACATTATGGTAATGTTACGTGGCGTCCTATGACTTTAAAAGAAGATAATGTATTCCTTTTCGATAAGCATAACAAATTAATCAACTCTGAGCCCGAAAgaaaaatgtttctattttggaaaaaaatctatgaaaaatattatgatcCAAAAAAGAGTAAACGTCAAAGTAAGGATGAGCTGTAA
- the Fer2 gene encoding uncharacterized protein Fer2 isoform X2 gives MSGTRTQVADSSTSPPLSENRRLDYSGLKFAYADGSDDEGPAMTPDLPSCVYAAARTRLQLPLAAYVHQHSRQLHGDGLLESSVEPDYQCGGSPYRVQRAAANVRERRRMLSSINSAFDELRVHVPTFPYEKRLSKIDTLRLAIAYIALLREVLDADYDPLTYVEKCLRGEIKADRAHWNTSDLTARLSWINWENLGVNPQRRSVLASLALSSDNLQYPHN, from the exons ATGTCAGGAACCAGGACTCAGGTTGCGGACTCGTCAACCTCACCGCCTTTGAG TGAAAACCGTCGATTGGACTATTCCGGTTTGAAATTCGCATATGCCGACGGGTCTGATGACGAGGGTCCGGCTATGACCCCGGATCTGCCATCATGCGTGTATGCGGCGGCTCGTACAAGACTCCAGCTGCCTCTTGCAGCATACGTTCACCAGCACTCCAGGCAATTGCAtggag ATGGTCTTTTGGAGTCTTCCGTGGAGCCGGACTACCAGTGTGGCGGTTCACCGTACCGCGTACAACGGGCTGCTGCGAATGTTCGCGAGCGGCGACGGATGCTGAG CAGTATAAACTCGGCGTTCGACGAATTGCGTGTGCATGTGCCGACTTTCCCCTATGAGAAACGGCTAAGCAAGATCGATACTTTACGGCTCGCGATCGCATACATTGCGCTGCTGAGAGAG GTGTTGGATGCTGATTATGATCCCCTTACATACGTTGAAAAGTGTCTTCGGGGTGAAATCAAGGCTGATAGAGCTCATTGGAACACAAGTG ATTTGACAGCCCGACTGTCCTGGATCAACTGGGAAAACCTTGGAGTGAACCCGCAAAGAAGGAGCGTCCTAGCGTCACTCGCCCTCAGTTCCGACAATCTACAGTATCCTCATAATTAA
- the Fer2 gene encoding uncharacterized protein Fer2 isoform X1, producing the protein MSGTRTQVADSSTSPPLSENRRLDYSGLKFAYADGSDDEGPAMTPDLPSCVYAAARTRLQLPLAAYVHQHSRQLHGDGLLESSVEPDYQCGGSPYRVQRAAANVRERRRMLRSGPNGSINSAFDELRVHVPTFPYEKRLSKIDTLRLAIAYIALLREVLDADYDPLTYVEKCLRGEIKADRAHWNTSDLTARLSWINWENLGVNPQRRSVLASLALSSDNLQYPHN; encoded by the exons ATGTCAGGAACCAGGACTCAGGTTGCGGACTCGTCAACCTCACCGCCTTTGAG TGAAAACCGTCGATTGGACTATTCCGGTTTGAAATTCGCATATGCCGACGGGTCTGATGACGAGGGTCCGGCTATGACCCCGGATCTGCCATCATGCGTGTATGCGGCGGCTCGTACAAGACTCCAGCTGCCTCTTGCAGCATACGTTCACCAGCACTCCAGGCAATTGCAtggag ATGGTCTTTTGGAGTCTTCCGTGGAGCCGGACTACCAGTGTGGCGGTTCACCGTACCGCGTACAACGGGCTGCTGCGAATGTTCGCGAGCGGCGACGGATGCTGAGGTCCGGACCCAATGG CAGTATAAACTCGGCGTTCGACGAATTGCGTGTGCATGTGCCGACTTTCCCCTATGAGAAACGGCTAAGCAAGATCGATACTTTACGGCTCGCGATCGCATACATTGCGCTGCTGAGAGAG GTGTTGGATGCTGATTATGATCCCCTTACATACGTTGAAAAGTGTCTTCGGGGTGAAATCAAGGCTGATAGAGCTCATTGGAACACAAGTG ATTTGACAGCCCGACTGTCCTGGATCAACTGGGAAAACCTTGGAGTGAACCCGCAAAGAAGGAGCGTCCTAGCGTCACTCGCCCTCAGTTCCGACAATCTACAGTATCCTCATAATTAA